From the Calonectris borealis chromosome 4, bCalBor7.hap1.2, whole genome shotgun sequence genome, one window contains:
- the OTOP1 gene encoding proton channel OTOP1 has product MEKAASSPSVGGSYPQKNAEILSSQYGINLFLAGLLLTFAWAVHAVGISKSHLLSYLITLMLIQLLWMLWYLCRSCTQKRLIRDKDTHAGARWLKCGITLFAVITLILDSFKIGYYIDFSNCLSPTEGIFPVTHAMHTILQVYFLWCHAKDIIQSFKTLERFGVIHSVFTNLLLWTNGVLTESKHQLNEHKERLITLGFGNITIVLDDHAPQCNCTTTTLCSIFSQGIYYLYPFNIEYHILASTMLYVLWKNIGRKVEHHQQHKTPFKFHGITVGMIFGLIVLTSTIAIVVVYLIQIGRSKIKSELALTMFYLHAIFVLALMCTAGIVALLIYRLEDRSLDNSKNPARKLDAELLVGTAAGSWLLSWGSILAIICAQAHPKYTWYNLPYSVLVIIEKYIQNLFIIESIHREQEKVNDDIKTLRIVTISRGSTLSLTASYKEIYNDRAARDSGEVPCLFTGSICGRENGGGGAKEETSQENSSVMHSGSDFSFYSRNSVTNNKRRVLKNIAAFLFLCNLSLWIPPAFGCRPEYDNGLEEIVFGFEPWIIVVNLAMPFSIFYRMHSAASLFEVNCKT; this is encoded by the exons ATGGAGAAAGCCGCCAGTTCCCCCTCCGTGGGCGGCAGCTACCCGCAGAAAAACGCCGAGATCCTCAGCAGCCAGTACGGCATCAACCTCTTCCTGGCCGGGCTGCTGCTCACCTTTGCCTGGGCTGTGCATGCTGTGGGCATCAGCAAGAGCCACCTGCTCTCCTACCTCATCACACTGATGCTCATCCAGCTGCTGTGGATGCTGTGGTACCTCTGCAGGAGCTGCACGCAGAAGAGGCTGATCCGGGACAAGGACACGCACGCCGGAGCCCGCTGGCTGAAGT GTGGGATTACATTATTTGCAGTGATTACTTTAATTCTGGACTCTTTTAAAATTGGATATTATATTGATTTTTCAAACTGTTTATCACCAACCGAAGGCATTTTTCCTGTTACACATGCCATGCACACCATCTTACAG GTGTACTTTCTTTGGTGTCATGCAAAGGATATTATCCAGTCTTTCAAAACACTTGAAAG GTTTGGGGTTATCCATTCCGTGTTCACAAATTTACTCCTGTGGACAAATGGAGTGCTAACAGAGTCAAAACATCAACTGAATGAACATAAGGAAAGACTAATCACACTTGGTTTTGGGAACATAACAATAG TTTTAGATGATCATGCACCTCAATGCAATTGCACAACAACAACTCTCTGTTCGATATTTTCTCAAGGAATATATTATCTATACCCCTTTAATATAGAGTACCACATCCTAGCATCCACGATGCTCTATGTCCTGTGGAAGAACATTGGCCGCAAAGTAGAGCACCACCAACAGCACAAAACTCCATTCAAATTCCATGGCATAACTGTTGGAATGATTTTTGGACTAATCGTGTTAACTAGCACAATTGCCATAGTTGTTGTGTATTTAATTCAGATTGGACGTTCAAAAATCAAAAGTGAGTTAGCACTTACTATGTTTTACTTGCATGCCATCTTTGTGTTGGCTCTGATGTGTACAGCTGGAATCGTCGCCCTTCTCATCTACAGACTGGAAGATAGATCGTTGGATAATTCAAAAAATCCCGCTCGAAAACTTGATGCAGAACTGCTGGTGGGCACGGCTGCAGGGTCCTGGCTCCTCTCTTGGGGCTCGATCCTCGCCATTATCTGTGCCCAGGCTCATCCAAAATACACATGGTATAACCTGCCCTACTCCGTCCTGGTTATTATTGAGAAATATATTCAGAACCTCTTTATCATTGAATCCATACATCGTGAGCAGGAAAAGGTGAACGACGATATTAAAACTCTTCGAATAGTGACTATATCTCGGGGGAGCACTTTATCACTTACCGCCTCATACAAAGAGATTTACAATGACAGAGCTGCTCGTGACAGTGGAGAGGTACCCTGCCTGTTCACGGGCAGTATCTGTGGGAGAgaaaatggtggtggtggtgccaaAGAAGAAACGAGTCAGGAAAACAGTTCGGTCATGCATTCAGGCTCGGATTTCTCATTTTACAGTAGAAATTCAGTTACTAACAACAAGAGGAGAGTTCTGAAGAacattgctgcatttttattcctATGCAATCTTTCG CTTTGGATACCACCGGCATTCGGATGCCGTCCGGAATATGACAATGGACTAGAAGAAATAGTTTTTGGCTTTGAACCCTGGATAATTGTTGTGAACCTTGCGatgcctttttctattttctatcgGATGCATTCAGCTGCCTCACTCTTTGAGGTCAATTGTAAAACATAG
- the DRD5 gene encoding D(1B) dopamine receptor, whose amino-acid sequence MLRGGRSPLSPAAGPPGGTRGPAGAPGAAQVAAGSLLALLILWTLFGNVLVCAAIVRYRHLRSKVTNIFIVSLAVSDLLVALLVMPWKAVAEVAGYWPFGAFCNIWVAFDIMCSTASILNLCVISVDRYWAISSPFRYERKMTQRLALVMISVAWALSVLISFIPVQLNWHKGGDVVAAGDIGDGFGTGWAAAGAVTTWAEDLSTTWVALAAMRPSDGTSGSNDTLTGPSESCDSSLNRTYAISSSLISFYIPVAIMIVTYTRIYRIAQVQIRRISSLERAAEHAQSCRSSHVDCRHHTSLKSSIRKETKVLKTLSVIMGVFVCCWLPFFILNCMVPFCESPPSDPDAGLPCVSETTFNIFVWFGWANSSLNPIIYAFNADFRKVFSNLLGCGQFCSSTPVETVNISNELISYNQDTLFHKEIVTAYVNMIPNVVDCEENREDPFDRMSQLSPDHEAATDSVCELDCEGEISLGKITPFTPNGLH is encoded by the coding sequence ATGCTGCGGGGCGGCCGGAGCCCACTgtcgccggcggcggggccccccgGCGGGacgcgggggccggcgggcgcccCTGGGGCGGCGCAGGTGGCGGCGGGCAGCCTGCTGGCTCTGCTTATCCTCTGGACGCTCTTTGGGAACGTGCTGGTGTGTGCGGCCATCGTCCGCTACCGGCACCTGAGGAGCAAGGTCACCAACATCTTCATCGTGTCCCTGGCTGTCTCGGACCTGCTGGTGGCTCTGCTAGTCATGCCCTGGAAGGCGGTGGCTGAGGTGGCTGGGTACTGGCCCTTTGGGGCTTTCTGCAACATCTGGGTGGCCTTCGATATCATGTGCTCCACGGCCTCCATCCTGAACCTATGCGTGATTAGCGTGGACAGGTACTGGGCTATTTCCAGCCCTTTCCGCTATGAGAGGAAGATGACCCAACGGTTGGCTCTGGTCATGATCAGTGTGGCATGGGCTTTGTCTGTGCTCATCTCCTTCATCCCTGTCCAGCTCAACTGGCACAAAGGTGGGGATGTTGTTGCTGCTGGTGATATTGGAGATGGATTTGGcactggctgggcagcagcaggtgcTGTCACCACCTGGGCAGAAGATCTGAGCACCACATGGGTGGCATTAGCAGCAATGAGACCCTCTGATGGGACCTCTGGCAGCAATGATACCCTCACTGGACCATCAGAGAGCTGTGACTCCAGCCTCAACAGGACTTACGCTATTTCATCCTCCTTGATCAGTTTTTATATCCCGGTGGCTATCATGATAGTTACCTACACTCGAATCTACCGCATTGCCCAGGTGCAGATTCGCCGTATCTCTTCCCTGGAGAGGGCAGCGGAGCATGCGCAGAGCTGCCGGAGCAGCCACGTTGACTGCCGCCATCACACAAGCCTCAAGTCCTCCATCAGGAAAGAGACCAAGGTGTTGAAGACTCTCTCCGTCATCATGGGTGTCTTTGTCTGCTGCTGGTTGCCATTCTTCATCTTGAACTGCATGGTTCCCTTCTGCGAGAGCCCACCCAGTGATCCCGATGCTGGCCTTCCCTGCGTCAGTGAGACCACCTTTAATATCTTTGTCTGGTTTGGTTGGGCCAACTCCTCTCTCAACCCCATCATCTATGCCTTCAATGCTGACTTTAgaaaggtcttctccaacctcCTGGGATGCGGTCAGTTTTGCTCTAGTACTCCAGTGGAGACTGTTAATATAAGCAACGAGCTTATCTCTTACAACCAGGACACCCTTTTCCATAAGGAGATAGTGACTGCTTATGTTAACATGATCCCAAATGTGGTTGACTGTGAGGAAAATCGCGAGGACCCTTTTGATAGGATGTCCCAGCTCTCCCCTGACCACGAGGCTGCCACTGACTCTGTCTGTGAGCTGGACTGTGAGGGGGAGATTTCACTAGGCAAAATAACACCTTTCACTCCAAATGGTTTACATTAA